A single genomic interval of Dromiciops gliroides isolate mDroGli1 chromosome 1, mDroGli1.pri, whole genome shotgun sequence harbors:
- the SRRM2 gene encoding serine/arginine repetitive matrix protein 2 isoform X1, whose protein sequence is MGGPGAVVPPGHGAMYNGIGLPTPRGSGTNGYVQRNLSLVRGRRGERPDYKGEEELRRLEAALVKRPNPDILDHERKRRVELRCLELEEMMEEQGYEEQQIQEKVATFRLMLLEKDVNPGGKEETSGQRPVVTETHQLAELNEKKNERLRAAFGISDSYVDGSSFDPQRRAREAKQPAPEPPKPYSLVRESSSSRSPTPKQKKKKKKKDRGRRSESSSPRRERKKSSKKKKHRSESESKKRKHRSPTPKSKRKSKDKKRKRSRSASPAPKSRRGHRSTSADSASSSDTSRSRSRSAAAKPRTTTLTHRSSSPTTRRHGEGDAPPRESAAISTERTHSPELPPPAQRSSSPHEDKDKEKEKEKDKREKSATRTSPSPERSNTGLDRPAPIPLLAERNRSSPEPPAAAPQSQEPVKPSAEPSPSRGHSPPKSPEKPTRSSSSESCPASPQPAKAPRHGSSSPESPPKPVPAPAPRRELSPSPTTKSSRSRGRAKRDKSRSHTPTRRAGRSRSPATTRRGRSRSRTPNKRGRSRSRTPQWRRSRSPQRWGRSRSPQRRGRSRSPQRPGWSRSRNAQRRGRSRSAARRGRSRSRSPATRGRSRSRTPARRGRSRSRTPARRRSRSRTPARRRSRSRTPARRGRSRSRTPARRRSRTRSPVRRRSRTRSPARRGGRSRSRTPARRGGRSRSRTPARRGGRSRSRTPARRGRSRSRTPARRGRSRSRTPARRGRSRTRTPVRRGRSHSRTPQRRGRSGSSSERKNKSRGSQRRSRSNSSPEMKKSRVSLRRSRSLSSPRPKAKSHLSLRRSRSGSSPRPKLKSRTPPRRSRSGSSPRPKAKSRTPPRRSRSGSSPRPQVKSRTPSRRSRSGSSPPKQKSRTPRRSRSGSSPCPKRKSRTPRRSRSGSSPLPKGKSGTSPKQNSGSSPVTNSRSRTPPRRSRSGSSPHAKGESRTPRRSRSGSFPGPEVKSRTPSRRSRSGSSPHLKGKSRTSPRRSRSGSSPRPSVKSRTPPRRSHSASSSPSPSRVTSRTPPRQSKSRSPCSKVKSRTSPRQSHSRSSSPDTKVKSKTPPRESHSGSTSPCPKAKSKTPTRQSHSRSSSPCLQSKSKTSPSLSHSGSHSPCPKVKSRTSPGRSRSGSNSPQPKAKSPTPPGHESDSSSPSPEEIARTSLKPSGSESSPSLKRTSQTPPRGSRSRSSSPSHEVASVTPSRQRAGSSSPKMKSVTPPPQQSSSRSEFSPCSRIDCKSPRLSSSGSSPEPKEKASSPPKQILSDTSPGPRDQSRPPSVQDSPESSPVHKDITRSPPMERNGSESSPEVKERDIALPRPHQMIEVSAEGVEKFEIQLNETLPHLSPELKDIAGSISESSPEIKENLAVPLGQMLPQTCLDVADIPAVTQTWTVVSQSPELKELHNTAFKQHSSGSPSEHRTNITEIKPALSPEINEDLAIASLSQLGSGPCLATNEQSRTPRHSSSESSPEVDKSRMFSIQSITQSPCGFDGAPDTPLRGRSSGSSPELKDIPRTPSRRSRSGSSPGLKDGSGSPSRQSHCGSSPGIKDIPRTPSRGRSESDSSPESKMLDTPTRKGSHSGSSPELNNKCLTPQRERSGSESSIEHKGVPRTPLRQSSGSSPELDVKPRTPPQGRSESDSSPEPKGTTQTPVRQRSRSGSSPEADSKSRLVPRRSRSVSSPEVNDKARASPRGQSGSESSPEPKAAAPRTLLRRSRSGSSPASKGRGPSPAGSSSSESSPEHQPKSRTPRRSSRSSPEPKAKSRTPPRRRSSRSSPELTRKARLSRRSRSASSSPAARSRTPPRRHRSPSVSSPEPAEKSRSSRRRRSGSSPRAKTVSRRGRSPSPKPRGLQRSRSRSRREKTRTTRRRDRSGSSQSTSRRRQRSRSRSRLTRRRRGGSGYHSRSPTRQESSRTSSRRRRGRSRTPPTSRKRSRSRTSPAPWNRSRSRASPATHRRSRSRTPPVTRRRSRSRTSPVSRRRSRSRTSPVTRRRSRSRASPVNRRRSRSRTPPVTRRRSRSRTPANRRRSRSRTPPVTRRRSRSRTPPVTRRRSRSRTSPITRRRSRSRTSPVARRRSRSRTSPVTRRRSRSRTSPVTRRRSRSRTPPVIRRRSRSRTPLLTRKRSRSRSPPAIRRRSRSRTPRGARGKRSLTRSPPAIRRRSASGSSSDRSRSATPPATRNHSGSRTPPVALNSSRMSCFSRPSISPTPLDRCRTPPGMLECSGISGALGSSRTPLSVLQQAGASMLDGPGPRIPDHPRTPSVAENHAQSRIALALTAISLGTARPPPSMSAASLAARMAQVPAPVPLMSLRTAPAANLASRIPAASAAAMTLAGARTSALPPAVNLAESRTPAAAAAMNLASPRTPVAPSAVNLADPRTPAATAAVNLAGARTPAALAALSLAGSGTPPTAANYAGSRTPQAPASAGLVGPRTAHAPAPVNLTSSRTPPGLAPASLAGSRMPPALSGANLTPSRMALSAYDRVSGRTSPPHLERARSRTPPGIPGSRTPPSAPSQSRMASERAGSPPPPPLTSRMALAPSQSVLPPPQDRARSPLPPVSDQLHSLSTQTHSLGGSQPQPPTTVAKTMPPAGDHNGTLSGPASGGPCSDGAEPISAAGSQLPSSPLASLQPAKERRSSSSSSSSSSSSSSSSSSSSSSSSGSSSSDSEASSLPCQPEVALKRVPSPSPAPKEAVREGRPLEPTPAKRKRRSSSSSSSSSSSSSSSSSSSSSSSSSSSSSSSSSSSSSSSSSSSPSPAKPPGPQALPKPASPKKPSPGERRSRSPRKPIDSLRDSRSLSYSPAERRRPSPQPSPRDQHSSSERGSRRGPRGDSRSPGHKRRRETPSPRPVRHRSSRSP, encoded by the exons GAGCGGTGGTGCCCCCTGGGCACGGGGCCATGTACAACGGCATCGGGCTGCCGACGCCCCGGGGCAGCGGCACCAACGGCTACGTCCAGCGCAACCTGTCCCTGGTGCGGGGTCGGAGGGGTGAGCGGCCTGACTACAAGGGCGAGGAAGAACTGCGGCGCCTGGAGGCTGCCCTGGTGAAGCGGCCTAACCCTGACATCCTGGACCACGAGCGCAAGCGGCGCGTCGAGCTGCGATGCCTCGAGCTGGAAGAGATGATGGAAGagcaggg GTACGAGGAACAACAGATCCAAGAGAAAGTGGCGACCTTCCGACTCATGTTGCTGGAAAAGGATGTGAACCCTGGGGGCAAGGAGGAGACCTCAGGGCAGAGGCCTGT AGTAACTGAGACTCACCAACTGGCAGAGTTAAATGAGAAGAAGAATGAGCGGCTTCGTGCTGCCTTTGGTATCAGTGACTCCTACGTTGATGGTAGCTCCTTTGACCCTCAGCGTCGGGCTCGAGAGGCCAAGCAGCCAGCCCCAGAACCTCCTAAACCTTACAG TCTAGTTCGGGAGTCTAGTAGCTCACGATCTCctaccccaaaacaaaagaagaagaaaaagaagaaagacagaggCCG CAGGTCAGAGAGTAGCTCTCCtcgaagggagaggaaaaagagttcaaagaagaagaaacacaG GTCAGAGTCTGAGTCCAAGAAACGGAAGCATAG ATCACCTACTCCAAAGAGCAAACGCAAATCCAAGGACAAGAAACGGAAACG GTCTCGAAGTGCATCACCTGCTCCAAAGAGCCGCCGGGGTCATCGTTCAACCTCAGCTGACTCTGCCTCATCTTCTGACACCTCCCGCAGTCG GTCTAGAAGTGCTGCAGCTAAACCCCGTACAACCACCTTGACTCATCGTAGCTCCTCTCCTACCACACGTCGTCATGGAGAGGGAGATGCTCCACCCAGGGAATCTGCAGCCATCAGCACAGAGCGGACCCACAGCCCTGAGCTGCCTCCTCCTGCCCAGCGATCCAGCAGTCCTCATGAGGacaaagataaggaaaaggaaaaagaaaaagacaagaggGAG AAATCTGCAACCCGAACTAGCCCCTCCCCGGAGAGGAGCAACACAGGCCTAGATCGACCTGCCCCTATCCCGCTCCTTGCTGAGCGAAATCGCAGTTCCCCGGAACCCCCTGCAGCAGCTCCCCAGAGTCAGGAGCCAGTGAAGCCCTCAGCTGAACCCTCCCCATCCCGGGGCCACTCACCCCCTAAGTCTCCTGAGAAACCTACCCGGTCCTCTTCCTCAGAAAGCTGCCCAGCATCTCCTCAACCAGCCAAAGCTCCCCGACATGGCAGTTCCTCACCTGAAAGTCCCCCCAAACCTGTACCAGCTCCTGCCCCTCGCCGGGagctttctccttcccccacaacCAAGAGCAGCCGTTCACGGGGACGTGCAAAACGGGACAAATCAAGATCTCACACCCCCACCCGTAGGGCGGGGAGGTCTCGCAGCCCTGCCACTACCCGAAGGGGACGATCACGGTCCCGGACACCTAACAAGAGGGGCCGTTCTCGATCCAGGACCCCACAATGGCGTAGGTCACGGTCTCCACAGCGATGGGGGAGATCTAGAAGTCCCCAGAGGCGTGGCCGTTCCAGGTCCCCTCAGCGACCTGGCTGGTCTAGAAGCAGAAATGCTCAGAGGAGAGGAAGATCTAGGTCAGCAGCAAGACGAGGCAGGTCACGCTCTAGATCCCCCGCTACCCGGGGAAGATCTCGATCTAGAACACCAGCCCGCAGGGGTAGATCTCGCTCCAGGACACCTGCCAGAAGGAGGTCTCGCTCCAGGACACCTGCCAGACGGAGGTCTCGCTCTAGAACTCCAGCTCGTCGTGGTAGGTCTCGTTCCAGAACACCTGCTAGACGAAGGTCTCGTACCAGATCACCAGTACGTAGGAGATCACGCACGAGGTCACCAGCCAGGCGAGGTGGAAGATCCCGTTCCAGAACACCAGCTAGACGAGGTGGAAGGTCTCGTTCGAGGACCCCAGCTAGACGGGGTGGCAGGTCCCGTTCCAGGACTCCTGCCAGGCGTGGTAGATCCCGTTCCAGGACCCCAGCAAGACGAGGGAGATCTCGTTCCAGGACCCCAGCCAGAAGAGGAAGATCTCGTACTAGAACCCCAGTCCGACGTGGAAGATCTCATTCTAGGACACCACAGAGAAGGGGCCGGTCTGGCTCATCATCAGAGCGGAAAAACAAATCAAGAGGATCCCAGAGAAGGAGCAGATCTAACTCCAGTCCAGAAATGAAAAAGTCTCGTGTTTCCTTGAGACGTAGCCGGTCTCTTTCTTCACCAAGGCCTAAAGCAAAATCTCACCTGTCTTTGAGGCGAAGCCGCTCTGGATCTTCTCCACGTCCTAAACTTAAATCTAGGACACCACCCAGAAGAAGCCGATCAGGATCATCTCCCCGCCCTAAAGCAAAGTCTAGAACTCCTCCTAGGCGAAGTAGGTCTGGTTCCTCTCCACGTCCTCAAGTTAAATCTAGAACCCCGTCTCGGCGAAGTAGATCTGGATCATCACCCCCAAAGCAGAAATCTAGAACTCCACGGCGAAGTCGTTCTGGGTCTTCTCCATGTCCAAAGAGGAAATCTAGAACGCCAAGACGAAGCCGATCAGGCTCTTCTCcactcccaaaaggaaaatctggaACTTCACCCAAACAGAATTCTGGATCAAGCCCTGTGACAAATTCAAGATCTAGAACACCCCCAAGGCGAAGCAGATCGGGGTCTTCTCCACATGCCAAAGGGGAATCAAGAACTCCAAGACGTAGTCGCTCTGGTTCTTTTCCTGGACCTGAGGTAAAATCTAGGACTCCATCAAGACGTAGTCGTTCTGGTTCTTCTCCCCATCTGAAGGGTAAATCTAGAACGTCTCCAAGACGTAGTAGGTCTGGATCTTCCCCACGTCCCAGTGTGAAATCTAGAACTCCACCAAGGCGTAGCCATTCTGCATCTTCTTCTCCAAGCCCTAGTAGAGTGACTTCTAGAACACCACCAAGGCAAAGCAAATCAAGATCTCCCTGCTCCAAGGTGAAGTCTAGAACATCCCCAAGACAGAGCCATTCTCGGTCCTCTTCACCTGATACCAAAGTAAAATCTAAAACACCACCAAGAGAAAGTCACTCAGGGTCCACTTCACCGTGTCCCAAAGCAAAATCTAAAACACCAACAAGACAGAGCCATTCTCGGTCAAGTTCACCATGTCTACAGAGTAAATCTAAAACATCACCAAGTCTAAGTCACTCTGGATCTCACTCCCCGTGTCCCAAAGTGAAGTCTAGGACTTCACCAGGGAGGAGCAGATCAGGTTCTAACTCTCCACAACCAAAAGCAAAATCTCCAACTCCACCAGGTCATGAGTCAGATTCTTCTTCACCAAGTCCTGAAGAGATAGCTAGAACATCATTAAAGCCCAGCGGCTCTGAATCTTCTCCATCTTTGAAAAGGACATCCCAGACGCCCCCTAGAGGCAGCCGGTCTAGGTCCTCATCTCCCAGCCATGAAGTGGCATCCGTAACTCCATCAAGACAGAGAGCAGGATCTTCAAGTCCTAAGATGAAATCTGTAACACCACCTCCACAGCAGAGCAGTTCCAGGTCTGAGTTTTCGCCATGTTCCAGAATAGACTGTAAATCTCCAAGACTCAGTAGCTCTGGATCCTCTCcagaaccaaaagagaaagctAGTTCACCCCCTAAGCAGATTCTCTCTGACACATCTCCAGGACCAAGGGATCAATCTAGACCTCCTTCAGTTCAAGATAGCCCTGAGTCCTCACCAGTGCACAAAGACATAACCAGGAGCCCTCCCATGGAAAGAAATGGCTCAGAGTCATCCCCAGAAGTCAAAGAAAGAGATATTGCACTACCCAGGCCACATCAGATGATTGAGGTATCTGCAGAAGGGGTAGAGAAATTTGAAATACAATTAAATGAAACCTTGCCTCATTTATCTCCAGAACTTAAAGACATAGCTGGAAGCATCTCTGAGTCATctccagaaataaaagaaaaccttgCTGTGCCTCTTGGACAAATGCTGCCACAAACTTGTTTAGATGTGGCAGACATTCCAGCAGTGACCCAAACCTGGACTGTGGTGTCACAGTCTCCAGAACTCAAAGAACTACATAATACTGCATTCAAACAGCACAGTTCTGGATCTCCTTCAGAACACAGAACAAACATTACAGAAATTAAACCTGCCTTATCCCCAGAAATCAATGAGGATTTAGCAATTGCTTCTCTAAGTCAACTTGGGTCAGGTCCATGTCTTGCCACAAATGAACAATCTAGAACACCTAGGCACAGCAGTTCTGAGTCATCTCCTGAAGTAGATAAATCCAGAATGTTTTCAATTCAGAGCATTACTCAGTCCCCTTGTGGATTTGATGGTGCACCAGATACACCCTTAAGAGGAAGAAGTTCTGGATCTTCTCCAGAACTCAAAGATATTCCTAGAACCCCATCAAGGAGGAGCAGGTCTGGGTCTTCTCCAGGACTGAAAGATGGGTCTGGGAGTCCCTCAAGACAGAGCCATTGTGGTTCTTCACCAGGAATCAAAGATATACCAAGAACACCTTCAAGGGGAAGGAGCGAATCAGATTCCTCCCCAGAATCAAAAATGCTTGATACACCAACTAGAAAAGGGAGTCATTCTGGATCATccccagaactgaacaacaagtgTCTGACACCCCAAAGAGAAAGAAGTGGGTCAGAATCTTCAATAGAACACAAGGGTGTTCCTAGAACTCCACTTAGACAAAGCTCTGGCTCTTCTCCAGAACTTGATGTGAAACCCAGAACGCCTCCCCAGGGAAGAAGTGAGTCTGATTCTTCTCCAGAACCCAAAGGTACGACACAAACTCCAGTTAGGCAAAGGAGTCGCTCTGGATCGTCTCCAGAAGCTGACAGCAAATCTCGACTAGTTCCTAGACGCAGTAGGTCTGTTTCCTCTCCAGAAGTCAATGATAAGGCAAGAGCTTCACCCAGGGGCCAGAGTGGCTCAGAGTCCTCTCCTGAACCCAAAGCTGCTGCACCTCGGACTCTCCTTAGGCGAAGCCGATCAGGTTCATCCCCAGCAAGTAAAGGGAGAGGACCATCACCTGCAGGGAGCAGCAGTTCGGAGTCTTCTCCAGAGCATCAACCCAAATCCAGAACTCCTCGAAGAAGCTCTAGGTCCTCTCCAGAGCCTAAGGCAAAATCTCGTACACCACCTCGGCGTCGTAGTTCCCGGTCATCACCTGAGCTGACTAGGAAGGCCAGACTTTCACGTCGAAGTCGATCTGCTTCATCATCTCCAGCAGCCCGCTCTAGGACCCCTCCAAGACGCCACCGAAGCCCATCAGTTTCATCTCCAGAACCAGCTGAAAAGTCAAGGTCCTCACGTCGTCGACGGTCAGGCTCCTCCCCAAGGGCAAAGACAGTTTCAAGAAGAGGCCGTTCTCCATCACCAAAGCCTCGGGGACTCCAGCGTTCCCGTTCCCGCTCAAGAAGGGAAAAGACCAGAACAACCCGTCGTCGAGACAGATCTGGTTCATCTCAGTCAACTTCAAGGAGGAGGCAGCGGAGTCGTTCAAGGTCTCGTCTTACCCGTCGACGACGAGGAGGCTCTGGTTATCACTCCCGGTCACCCACCCGACAGGAGAGTTCTCGGACATCATCACGGCGTCGACGGGGACGTTCTCGAACACCCCCTACCAGTCGCAAGCGCTCTCGTTCTCGAACATCACCAGCTCCTTGGAATCGTTCTCGGTCACGAGCTTCTCCAGCTACTCATAGGCGGTCTAGGTCAAGGACACCCCCAGTCACCAGGAGGAGATCAAGATCTCGAACCTCTCCAGTTAGTCGTAGGAGGTCAAGGTCCAGGACATCCCCAGTTACTCGACGAAGGTCTAGGTCTAGGGCATCACCAGTCAATCGTAGAAGATCCCGTTCTAGAACGCCACCAGTAACTCGCCGCCGATCAAGATCCAGAACACCAGCAAATCGCAGGAGGTCACGATCTAGAACTCCACCAGTAACGCGTAGGAGATCCCGATCTAGAACTCCTCCTGTGACTAGAAGGCGGTCTCGAAGCAGAACTTCACCAATCACTCGCAGAAGATCAAGGTCCAGAACATCTCCAGTGGCTCGTAGAAGGTCTCGTTCACGTACTTCTCCAGTGACTCGAAGGAGGTCCCGTTCTCGAACCTCTCCAGTGACTCGAAGGAGGTCTCGATCTCGAACACCTCCAGTTATTCGACGCCGCTCTAGATCCAGGACACCTTTGTTAACCCGAAAACGTTCTCGAAGTCGTTCACCACCTGCTATCCGCCGACGTTCTAGATCCCGTACTCCACGGGGAGCTCGTGGCAAGCGTTCCCTAACCCGGTCTCCTCCAGCCATTCGGCGGCGCTCTGCATCTGGAAGTTCCTCTGATCGTTCTCGATCTGCCACTCCTCCAGCAACCCGTAATCATTCTGGCTCCAGGACTCCTCCTGTGGCTCTTAACAGCTCAAGAATGAGCTGCTTCAGTCGCCCTAGCATCTCTCCAACTCCTTTAGATCGCTGTAGGACTCCCCCTGGAATGCTTGAATGCTCTGGCATTTCTGGGGCCTTGGGGAGCTCTAGAACACCGTTATCTGTTCTGCAACAAGCTGGTGCCTCTATGCTTGATGGACCTGGTCCTAGAATTCCTGATCACCCTAGAACCCCCTCTGTGGCAGAAAACCATGCTCAATCCAGAATTGCCCTTGCCTTGACAGCCATTAGCCTTGGCACAGCTCGACCACCTCCCTCTATGTCAGCTGCAAGCCTGGCTGCCAGAATGGCTCAAGTTCCAGCCCCAGTACCCCTCATGAGCCTTAGAACGGCTCCAGCTGCAAATCTTGCTAGTAGAATACCTGCTGCTTCTGCAGCAGCCATGACCCTTGCCGGAGCTAGAACATCAGCTCTGCCACCAGCCGTGAACTTAGCTGAATCTAGAACACCTGCAGCTGCAGCAGCTATGAATCTAGCCAGCCCCAGAACACCTGTGGCACCCTCTGCTGTGAATCTTGCTGACCCCAGAACACCTGCCGCTACAGCAGCTGTGAACCTGGCTGGAGCTAGAACCCCTGCTGCTCTAGCAGCCTTGAGTCTTGCTGGCTCAGGCACTCCACCAACTGCTGCAAACTATGCAGGTTCCAGAACACCACAAGCCCCAGCATCTGCAGGCCTCGTGGGTCCTCGGACTGCTCATGCTCCAGCACCTGTGAACCTTACGAGCTCTAGAACACCGCCAGGTCTGGCACCTGCAAGCCTTGCTGGCTCTAGAATGCCACCGGCATTGTCAGGGGCAAACCTTACCCCTTCAAGGATGGCTCTCTCTGCCTATGACCGAGTCAGTGGCAGAACCTCACCACCCCATCTTGAGCGAGCCCGTTCTAGAACCCCACCTGGAATCCCAGGCTCTAGAACCCCACCCTCTGCCCCAAGCCAATCTAGAATGGCTTCTGAGCGTGCtggctctcctcctcctcccccccttacCTCTCGAATGGCCCTAGCTCCTTCTCAGTCTGTTCTCCCTCCACCTCAGGATCGGGCTAGGTCCCCCCTACCACCTGTTTCAGACCAACTCCATTCCTTGTCTACCCAGACCCATTCTCTAGGAGGGTCTCAGCCCCAACCCCCTACTACGGTGGCAAAGACCATGCCTCCTGCTGGTGATCATAACGGCACCCTCTCTGGTCCTGCTTCTGGGGGACCCTGCTCTGATGGTGCAGAACCAATTTCTGCAGCTGGCTCCCAGCTGCCTTCCTCCCCACTGGCCAGTTTGCAGCCTGCCAAGGAGCGGAGGAGCTCTTCTTCATCCTCATCGTCATCTagctcctcatcctcctcctcgtcctcctcatCCTCGTCATCCTCTGGATCTAGCTCCAGTGACTCAGAGGCCTCTAGCCTCCCATGTCAACCTGAGGTGGCACTGAAAAG GGTCCCtagcccctccccagccccaaagGAGGCTGTCCGAGAGGGGCGCCCCCTGGAGCCTACCCCAGCCAAGCGGAAACGGCGCTCTAGTAGCTCCAGCTCTAgctcctcatcttcttcctcttcctcctcctcctcttcctcttcctcctcctcctcttcctcttcctcctcctcttcttcttcttcctcttcctcttcttcctcttcttctccctcccctgccaAGCCGCCTGGTCCCCAGGCATTGCCCAAACCTGCAAGTCCTAAGAAGCCGTCCCCTGGGGAGAGGAG ATCCCGAAGCCCCAGGAAGCCCATAGATTCCCTTAGGGATTCCCGTTCCCTTAGCTACTCACCTGCTGAGCGCCGCCGCCCTTCACCACAACCCTCTCCGCGGGACCAGCATAG TAGCAGTGAGCGGGGATCCCGACGGGGCCCACGTGGGGATAGCCGCTCCCCAGGCCACAAACGTAGGAGAGAGACACCCAGCCCTCGACCTGTCCGTCATCGCTCCTCCAG GTCTCCGTAG